Within Vigna unguiculata cultivar IT97K-499-35 chromosome 2, ASM411807v1, whole genome shotgun sequence, the genomic segment acgTGTGTCCTCAACACGATTTCTTCATTTGACCGTTTGACTCTCTTCAATCAAGAAAAACATCACGAGAGTAGACGATTTTGTTGGAAAAGagtctaatattttttattaaattttttattgttttttttaaatagactGATGTTggtactttaaaattttttaaaatatagtttaaaattaactaaCTCTACTTACATTAATCTATTGACcattgtttttgtaatttttttaataccttAGTATAAAGAAATTTGACTTTCAACTAAAGAAATTTGACaccatataaaattattacacaTAACGTAATCCATGGTACCGAAACCCTTCCTTTTAAAAGTCACCAAAGTCTAAGCCATTTCCTAAACTGGTGATTATCAATGTTCCAAAGTCGGTGTCCACTGGTGCATTTGCGCTTGTGACAGATACGTTTGTCTTCTTTCAGTTCTCTTGTTTTATGCTTTtggtaatcaataatttaaaaaaagagaatTCTGATACGAACATCCTAGCAACAAAACTCTATGAAGCAGTGTTACAAAGTTGTCAATTGCCActctaaattttgtttgaaaggCTTACACGTGCGTGACCTCACTtgagagataaaaaatatatttgatttgaatcATTCActatcaaaaagaaaaaaaggtcaaaacagaaaaaaaaaggaagaaaattctAGGACCATAAAGaagaattttttattcaatatccttagatgttattttaaatacttataGCATGGTCTATTTGCAAGTTAATAGATTATTTCTCAAATCATTTGTAGTACAAGTAGAAATCTAATAATAATCTTTTGAATCAATTTCTTTTTGGTTGAGTAACCAAGGTAGCATGGACTTGGATTCGTTCTATCTTCGTTTACCAATggaaaaaaactatttttaaaacccttaattttattataatcattCAACAACTTTAAAtactagaataaaatattaaattaatttatttaattaaacttcTAAATAAAAAGGCAATGAAAGAGATCGTAGGAtgtaggggtggcaatgcgggccggcccgtCCCGTTTAGGCCCGCCCCGCAAAAGGCCCGCACACCGCGGGTTGGCCTGCCCCGTCCCGCACATTTTATGCGGGCCGCATACTCTGGTCCGTCCCGCATATACGTTGGCCCGTGGGTTCGCGGGCCGGtccgctttttttttttaattttatttatttatttatttattttatgataaaattttcaatgtttaaaaattaggaaactttaagaagttcacaaaattaagtaaagactttggagaattagatgataaattgataattcaacattttcatcatattcatactatgacatacacaatgtattctttaaattttagcacattaaaaattacataatacttgtcttttccaattatacaagaatttgagatgttaatgcaagagtccataaaagaagtaattaatatacacaagtgcaagttttttttttttttaattttatgcgagcttgcgggccggcccgcgtgGGCCGCAGGCCTATGCGGGCCGAGCCCGCGCGGGCCTGTGGGCTCAATATCCTGGCCCGTCCCCCGCTTTTTCTACGGGCCTACGGGCCAGAccctaattgccatccctagtaGGATGCAGtataaaattagaaagatgTACTGATCATTAGCATACCAGCAAAAAACACTTTAGAAATAGTAAATCTTTTAATGTTGTTATCATAAACTATTTTTAGGTTTGTCTATTAAGGtaacaatttttacaaaaagaatGTGTAAAAAACAAGTgagaaagtttaaaaaaaattctcaagTCATACTTCTTATACTTATTCTCTTAATTAAGTTTTCCAAATTGAATAACATagataaagaaaattcaataaaaaatatccactaaaatttaaaaaatataccaacattaatattaaaaatggttaaatatatttttgtccattaactttcagtgaattttggaattattccatttcaaaactttagatCAGTTTAGtactttatctttcaaaatacatgaatttagtcattttaatcaaatgtgtgaatttagtcattttgatcaaattttgttaggtttatttgatatttttatgcATTTCATAATTGTATTGTCtataatatttgatatatttttgttttatttattaagtcaaatactattataaaatatacgtcaaataaatttaatcaaatttgattaaaaagactaaatttaattatttccaaagataaataattaaattaatctaaaatttcactataaactaattttaaaatttactaagagatagaaaagagcgttaaaaaatcttaaaaacaaTAGTGAAATTACACAGGTTTTCTGAAGTTCGTATGTCAAAAATAACTCCACAAAGTTTCTGCACCTTGTTTCTCCGGCGAGTTATCGGACGGTGGCGAGGTCATTCTGGGCGGCGACAGAAGCATTCCCCCGGCCATGTCAACGAGAAGACTTGGCATGCCGAAAAGGGCTTCCTCGTCAAGGAAATCGTTTTGAAACCACCATGGTGACGCATCAATGTGGGTAGCTTCAGTTTGCGATGCAATGTTGTGGGAAGCTTCAGTTTCAGCCTTCACCATTGCGGCTGCAGCGGAGGCAGCAGTACGTATATCCACCGCAGAGTTGGTTGCAGGGATTTGATACTTGGAAACGGAGTGAGGGAGGTTGAGAACGGCGCCGTCGCCTTTCAAGGCCAATGCTGCGACGTCGTAGGCGGCGGCGGCCATCTCCGGCGTGGGGAAGGTGCCGAGCCATATGCGGGAGGCCTTGCGCGGTTCGCGGATTTCGGAGACCCATTTTCTTCCCCGCGAACGGATTCCGCGGTAGAGTGGGTGCCTCTTGGAAGAGGGTGAGGGAGCCATGGTGGTTCTGTTCTGTTCTAAGGTTAATGATTTTATTGGTAAGAGGTGATGTTTGGAGGGACACTATAACTTGAATATATAACATGCATTACACTTGAATTAAAAAGGGTTTAGTTcatggaaaatgaagaaaaaatgagaTAATTTGGATTTGAAAAAAGATGGAAGAAACCAAATTGTTAAGGATCATCATATTTTGAGAACTCCCCAACGAACACTATAATTTacttttagattaatttagttATTGAAAGAAAGAGATttgtatttagaaaaaaataactgaaagatgagaaaaataaatgtaagatgaattaaaaaagtttaggAGTCAATATATGATGATCTTCTCTAATTATTTGTACGTGATgtaaatttttacattaaaaaggATAAAGTATGTAAAGATAAAAGTAGGTccactttttttcttaatttggaaaggttgaaaatatttatgggattttttttctttcatttaccTTTTCAATGattaagaaagaagaaataaaacattatattctCCATTTCTCTCGTTTTCATGTCATATATGATATatgaaaagagaaataaaaaactacGAATAGAATAATGTTTTGATGTGACATtttaataagatttatttttattttaaaaaaagaaaagttaaatagATTAGTAGCTTTGGCGTGTTGGTTGACTTAGTTAgagttttaatgaaaaaaaatagacgaATTGGATTttcttaaaacataaaatatcaaattaagatttttaaagCTTTTCTCAATGAACACAATAGCTAATTctattaatctatttaattgtttgattaaaaatactttattatctcattttcttcaaaaatctttatttttttttatattttcttatcatatgcataattttctttttggcatACAAGTTCCTCCACTGGAAAAAGTTATTAAGGAGTCAAGGACTCGATTATTTAAGATCACATACAATTTTTACatggcatagtaaaatttgttcAAGTTATACAAAATCATTAATGGCATTTTATTGTGGAATATATttagattaattaaaattatgataatctCAACGgctaatttttttcttccactCCATCGTGTTTAGTGGAATAGTAAGATAAACATGATTTTTTGTCCATGTTTCTCTTCTTTTTGTACAGCCCAATGTAACTTATTCATAATCATCATTATTCAATACGGAATTTCAGGGTTAATTCAACAACGGGTGTCTACAATATTTGACATCTGGGAAGGAAGTGATAgaagaaaacatatataaatatgataagcaatttaatatgtaagaaaaaaaaaaaagtctgaATATCATTGTTCCCCACGTTTATAATGCACATGGGTCCATAGACTAACGAATAGAGAATTTAAGACGAACAATTCATTTTCTCTTCTTGCTGATAATGCGAGAAAGACAAAGACATCTGcttcaatatatatatagtacTTATCTACTACACcaaatattatatcatatattttaaaaaaagagttTGTATAAATTCAGATTTTCTTGTATCAATACAGTTTCATAACTTTTAGCAAATGTAGAACTTCGTGAAATATTTGCCCTTACTGTTTGCAGGGCACAAACCACCTGAAGTGTTGTCGGATTCTGTTCCCACATGTTTCACTACCATCCTAACATTTTTGGTATTCTGGGTCCAATTGTCATTTGTTTCATTTACAAGTGAATGTGATACTTTAATGTGTTTTCCAACTTCGTTGTTGTCTAGTGCCATGGAAAATCATAGGAGATCACTAgatatcagaaaaaaaaaaagtttacatAGTGAACCAATGTAATTATCAAATCATCTGAAAATATAAAGTATGGTTAGTCACTCTTGTCAGGACTGAATGGCGGACATAAATTTCCGCCTAACCAAACCCACTTAAAAAAGAGTTCAGTGCTTATGCAAACACATTCAGTAACAAAACACGATTAAACGCAGACAAAACAGTATCAAGTTTGTAGTGAATTATAAAAATCTATATTCACAATAGTGTAGACCTGCaacttatttatttcttctGCTCCTTGTCAACCTTGTTGTCTGTTTGCTCTGGAATTGGTTGTATTCTGACATAAGGTTTCCTGGTTAAAGTCTCTCCTCTTAGAGCAGCAATGTAGCGGTCATTAGTATCCTCCTTCCGCTTTAGTTCTCCGAGGTACTCTGCCAGTCTCTCTTTATTCACTTGCCCCATCATCtgatacataattaaaacaacTACATCGTTAGGATTTTCACCAAAGAAAGGAAATCACCTCGATGAAACAAGTGCGAACTTGACTATTTAATTCAACTCAACAAGTAATTTAACTTCTAAGATAAACGGAGCTTCTATTCCAATCCAAGATAGATCTTGCTGGTTACATATGTAGGttttaaatgataaagaaaaaaatatcaaaatgaaaaaaatgtgtgaaaaaaatacacataagAATGTATCATTTTAAGAAAAACCTCCACAATTAAATGGATAGAAAGTTGAATTACAGATTATGGAAAATGTGGGATCCAAGATACATTGGCCATTCACCCTATGGTTCTGAAGAGTTTTTCACAGCCTCACACCTGCAGGCTCTATATATGTTTAATGTTGAAGGAAACAAACCCTTCTGTTAAGAAACATACATAAATATACGACTATAACACAGTTAAT encodes:
- the LOC114168039 gene encoding ethylene-responsive transcription factor ERF027-like translates to MAPSPSSKRHPLYRGIRSRGRKWVSEIREPRKASRIWLGTFPTPEMAAAAYDVAALALKGDGAVLNLPHSVSKYQIPATNSAVDIRTAASAAAAMVKAETEASHNIASQTEATHIDASPWWFQNDFLDEEALFGMPSLLVDMAGGMLLSPPRMTSPPSDNSPEKQGAETLWSYF
- the LOC114172494 gene encoding uncharacterized protein LOC114172494; its protein translation is MAWKWIVRRTRESKPFFLAFATICGVVPGVIGYGVMQLTNTRNEQLETHLRRSARPESLMMGQVNKERLAEYLGELKRKEDTNDRYIAALRGETLTRKPYVRIQPIPEQTDNKVDKEQKK